Genomic segment of Nostoc sp. TCL240-02:
AAATCAGAAGTATCTCCTAAACAAGGAGTTCCCAGTCACCAGTACCTAGTTCCCAGTCCCCAATCGCCTTTATGAATCCAACGAATATTTCATAATGATATTGACTGTTGTATTTTTATTTACAACAAAACTAGCATCACGAAACTTTGGTGTACCTGTTTGTATAGACACAGTTGGATTTTTAGAAATCCCAAAACCTTCTGTAGGAATACCAAAAAAGTCTTTATTGAGTTTGCGATCGCCATTTTGATCGTCAACCACGGCGACAGCATAAGTTCCAGGCTTCAAACCGGAGAAATCTTTTTTAACAGAATTGCCAGTAATCTTAGCACAGCCACTTTGAGATCCACTAGAATTACTCATCGGAAATCCTTTTTCAGTTGCGTAAACTCGGAAGCAAATCTCACCTTTTTTATGTTGTATGCCATTTACTACAACACTAAGTGTTGCAGTTGGTTCTGCATTCGCTGTTTTAGCAAAGCTGAGGCTCACCAAAGTAGCAAGTAAAACATGAGATAAACGAGATAGTTTCAGCATAGTTTTGTCGTGAAAAATAGGTGATTTTGTGGCTGCAAAAAAGCTGTACTTACCAGCTTTTATTTTTAAGCTGGTTTGTGAAATGAATGACTTGATATTTTTTGATTGATGCTGTTTGCCAACTTTTCCAAAGTACTTGTAGCACTCTTAATAAATCTTTCAGCAAAAGATATTCTGCCCCTTTTAACTGCTGATGTAGGCTTCTATAACAACAAAGCTGCTCATTAAAATTTAGGGGACTACGCCATATAGAGAGTAGATACTCCCAGATTATTCTCCAATGTGGCAATAAAATTTGTCCTTTCTTTGCTGAATCAAACCACACTGCATAAGCATAGAAATCAGGTAGCATACTCAATGAGCATTTTTTACTGTTGTTAGCAAACAGCAAATAATTAGGGAAGTACATACTCATTGATTGTTGTGGATGGCTTCTGGCAAAAAACAGGTATTCAGGGATTTCATAAAACCTGCCAAGAATACCAAGTCTTAACAAGAGGATTCCATCTGCATTACCGTAACCACCCATTGATGGTATCTTTCTTAGGGCATTGGCGCGAATTACTCCGTAACATTGATAACATAAATGTTTCGTCAGCAATTCGTGAAAACGCTCATGTGGTTTTAATGCATCTGCCTTAAGTTTGATATCGTAATTTTGGAGAAAATTACCCTGTTCATCAATAAAATATGTCTGGGAGTGACATAAGACTATGCTAGGGTCTTGGTCAAGTACCTCAACACACTTCTTGATAAAATCTGGAGCATGGAGGTCGTCATAAGCTGCCCATTTAAAGTACTCACCTGAAGACAATTGAAAGACGCGATTAAAGTTACGAGCGCAACCAATGTTCTTGTCATTGCGGTAGTAACAAATACGTTGGTCTTTCTCAGCATAAGCTCTACAAATTTCCTCAGTTTTATCTGTAGATGCATTATCTGAAATAATTAGCTCAAAATCTTCAAAGGTTTGAGCCAAGAGTGAATCTATGGCTTCTTTGATAAATTTTTCACCATTGTATACAGGTAATCCGATGCTCAATCGTGGCTGATTGCTACTCATAACAAGTATTCGGAAAATCTGTGGATTATTTTATGCTCAATTGCAGATAATTGTTAGGCAGATGCAACGGAAGAATTCAGAATAATTGGTGGTGCCCAGATCCCCGACTTTTTTAAGAAGTCGGGGATCTAATTTTAGTGATTCAAAAAATCTGCGAACTATTTAATCAAGTTTTGAATATCTGTTTTTTGCAGCCATTCATGTGTTCGCTGCATTCCTTCTTCTAAGTCAACTGTTGGTTTATAATTTAACAGGTTTTGTGCTTTGACAATAGAACAAGCATAAGGACGAGTCATAAAATCTATAGACTCTGGTAAAATATCAACTTTTTTCCGAAAAAGCTTTTGTCCTTGAACACGTAGCTTTAGAAACAACTTGATTTCATCTTTCGATAATGAAAGAGGTGCTTGTAAACCTTCCATTGCTGCTAAACGCATAAAATACTCTTTCCAAGAAGTTTCTTGTCCGTCAGTGATATTAAATATTTCACCGTATGTTTCTTTTTCTATCGCTAGAAAGATGCCATCAATCAGGTTATCTATATATACGTGATTGATTACTCCTTTAGCATCGTTGGCACAGGCAAATAATTTTTGACGCATCATCAAAATTGGTCTGACTATCCAGGGTATACTTCCTGGGCCGTAAACATCTCCGGCTCGAATAACGATTATGCCAAAATCTGGAGGATTATTCAGTTCTAAAACTGCTGTTTCGGCTTCTATTTTTGTTTCACAGTAAGGATTATTTGCGCCCGAAAGTGGCCCGGATTCTGTAACACCATTAGGATAGTTGAAACCGTAAACCATTACACTAGAAAGATGCACAAATGTTTTGACACCAGCCTGTTTAGCAGCTTTAGCCATGTTGACAGTACCGCCAACATTGACATCACGAAAGTTATTAATTGCGCCAGCTTCTTCGGCAAGTTGGTCTGTATGTAAAACGATATCTACTTCCTGACAAGCCTTTTGAGCAATAGTAGAATCGGTGATACTACCAATAATTATCTCAACACCTAAGTTCTGTAATTGTTTGTTCTGTTCTTTAGAACTTTGCAGTCCCCGAACTTTCATCCCTTGCGCTATAGCTAACTCGGCTGTACGCAAACCGACGAATTCATCGATCCCAGTAATTAGCAGGGTTTTGTCTTTGAGGTTCATAAAATCGAAATTATTGTTAAATGGGTGAATTTGAGTTGTTAGATAAAAAACTGAAAATTTATACCAAATTTAAATTCCGGTAAAGACTTTTAATCTAAAATTGGTATAAAGAAGAATTTTTCTGTGGAGAGCCTGAACCAACGCTTAATTATTAGTCTATATCATGGCAAAATAATTTGATTATTTTGATGCACCAAATAGCTAGAAAATATCTCCCGGATCTGCGGAGCGGAGTTTGTTGATAGCCAGCGCTCCTGATGTTATGCACATTAAAACTGTTGAAGTTAAGACAATCACTGCATTATTAGTGGTCATAACTATTGGTAGTTTAGTTGCTTCGGCTGCAAAACTATATAACAAAACAGAAGTAATAAATCCTGGAATATAACCTAATATTGCCAAAATCAAAGCTTGCTGAAATACCACATTCAACAAATAGCCATTGGCATAACCGATGGCTTTTAAAGTGGCGTAAGCAACAAATTGGGTAGCAATATTGCTGTAAAGAATTTGATAAACAATAACCACACCAACAACCGCAGCCATTGTCAACATCAAGTTAAGAATAAAACCAATGGGTGTTCTAACAGCCCAATAATTTTTTTCAAAATCAATGAAGCCTTGGCGGGTAAAAACTTGGACATCACTAGGCAAATTTGCCTGTAAATTTTTCAATACTTTTTCAGCATTAGCACCAGGTTTGAGTGAAATCAAACCAATATCTATCATATCCGCCGGACGAGTATTGGGATTTATCCTCAAAAAAGTTGAGTCACTAACGAGCAAATTTCCGTCTACCCCAAACGAAGGGCCTAATGTGAATAAACCACCTATTCTCACTCTATAGCCAATCAATGAACTGTATGGAAATATTTCAACTGTCTGTGCAGTTTCTCCCCGATTAAATTTTTCTGCTATTGGGCCAAACTCTGGGCGAGAACCCCGGTCAAAAAGCACGACATCGGGAATTTTGAGTTTATCTAAATTTTTCTCCACTTCTGGGAGATTCATCACAGGTCTACCTGGATCGAAACCAATAACATATATTGAATATTTCTCACTAGTAGCCGGATTTTTTAGTTTGGCAAATTGCAAATACATGGGGCTAACTGACTCTACGCCATCAAACCCCAGAGATTGGTACAAACGAGTCCGTGAAAAACTTTGATTTGAGGTCAAAGATTTATATTGCGAACTCACTAAAAATAAATCTCCTTTGAGATTTTGATGGACTGCGGTTGCACTTGAATAGAGGGCATCTTGAAAACCAAGTTGCACAAACATGAGCAGCACAATAAAACCAATCCCGGCTACAGCTACTAGTAAACGAACTTTTTGCTGCGCTAGCTGTAGCCATCCTAAAGGAATTTTGAAATTCATGGATTTATTTATCATTTATCATTTGTCATTTGTCATTTGTCATCTGTCATTTGTCATTTGTGAATGACATCTGCCAATTGACTAAATATGAATGGCGACATCCACTTGTAAGTTAGTTAAACGAGCAACCTTTTCACTATCTGCGGGATTATCGATGGAGATTTTAACTTCAACTATTCTGCGGTCTGTATCTGAACCAGGGTTGATGCTGAAGATGTTTTGCTTGTCAACTTGCCAACCAATCTCTTTGACAGTTCCTTTTATTGTTCCAGTAAATGCAGTGCTGGTAATTGTGGCTTTTTGTCCTACACGCACTTTTTGAACATCGGTTTGATACACCTCTGCAATCACATACATTTGAGATGTTTTACCGATTTCAGCAAATCCTTTGTTGGTGCTGATTACTTCTCCGGTTTTAGCGTGGATTTTTAAAATTTTGCCGTTTATGGGAGATTTAATGTAACTTAAATCCAAGTCGGCTTTTGCTTGTTGAACAGAAGTTGTTGCACTGTTGACTTCGGTTTGTGCAACTTGAACATCTACGCTACGCACTTCGCTAATACTGGTGAGTTGTGCTTGTGCTTGCTTGCGTTGTTCTTGGTATGTATCTTGAGTGCGCTTGAGGGTGGCTTGAGCTTCTGTTAGCTGCTGTTGTGTAGTCTTGAGTTGCAAAGCTTTGCTATCTGCTACAGAAGCCGCGATCGCACCTTGTTTATATAATTGCTGATAGCGATTATTCTCAGCTTGAGCATTGTCTACTTCAGCTTGGATGCGGGCAATTGTCGCCTCTTGAGTAGCAACATCCCCTTTATATTGTGGCTCTAAACGTGCGATAACTGCCTTTTGAGCATCAATATCTCCCGTTTTCCCTCCAGATTTAACCTGTGCTAGTTTCGCTTTGGCAACTTGGAGTTGGTCTAAAGCCTGTTGTAATGCAGTTCTAGAACGACCATAATTTTCGAGATAGGCCAATAATTGTCCTGCTTTAACCGCATCTCCTTCTTTCACTAACAGTCTGTCTACTCGTACCCCATTATTAGAAGCAGGAGCAGTCAAAGAAGTAACTTCACCTTCTGGCTCTAAACGTCCCAAGGCGGTTACAGCAACTTTTGCAGGAGTCACAGCTTTGGGAGGATTCGCTGCTGGTGCCACAACTTTAGGTTTAGACCAAAATGGTACCAAACTATAAAAAGCTATTAATCCGGCTGCTAAAGTTAGAGAAGCTGCTAAAATTAGTTGCGATCTACCTACGGGTTTTGTGAATAATCGGCTTTCTTTATTTACTGCCATCTTTTCATTCCAATTCTGCTTTTTTAGGGGATAGCCTGGTTATATTTAGTCCATTAGAATAGACTCATCCACAAATTACTTAGAGGACTTTTCCTCCAAGGTTTCTACCTTAATCAAGTGGATGTATCTAAAGTGGTTTTATATGAATTGTTGTACGCTTTTGCCGCCCAAAATTACTATTGTGGCGTGAAAATTAATGGTGGTGTTACTTCAAAGCTTCCTAAGTTATATCCTAATTTGACATCTAATCCAGTAGCTTAAAATACAATAACGCTAACCAGAAATCCTAACTCTCAAGAACAAGGAAGCGCCAATAAAAGTGAAATCAAAACTTGGATAAACTTGTTATTAACTATGGCGTAGAAATTGATTTTTGTCAACCAATTGACTTTGCATAAGTCCTGATTCTCTCACTAAAATATTTGTTTACTGTCAGATTAAATTCTGAAAAAATGTATTTATCACTAATCTTTTATCCGCTAATTGAATACCAACAGATAGTTAGTGATTAAGTAGATTTGATATTACTAACAGATTCTTGTTAACAGGGTTGTGTAGTATAAGACATTATTATTGGTTTTATTCATAGTAATTAAAAGACGCTTATAAACCGCACTTACACAAGACTTTACTCACCTTCGTGAGTTTTATTTAAATACCCAATTTTTATTAGAGGTGGTCTACCCTGTGGGAACGCAAAGGGTGGAATGTTTGTGTAGCGGCGTACTCCTACGGTGAAGCAAGCAAGCTACATACAGTGTGCCGTAGGCATCCCATTCGCTCTGGTTTTCTAACCGCCTTTTTAACTAATGCAATCATGATTATGTTTATCAAGCAACATAGTAAAAATTAATATTTGCTTTATAAATAACCGCTTTACTTCTTAACTTGACTTATATTGAAAAATAACCAGAAATTTTTACTAAATTATGATGTTTCTCTGAGAAAACATACTTATGGTTATCCAATTTATCTATGTATTTCTTGAATTGTTACTTAGTAGACAACAGATTTGCATTGTTAACTTAATTCATAGAAAATTTCTATCTAACCCGTAGATAACAAAATCTCCAACACATTTATACAGTCAAAAATTATACTTAAGTCTGAATTTTATTCAAATTAACATCAGTAATTGTGGATGTTAATTTATAAAATAACTTTAAAGAAATAATTTAGTTTCTGTAAAGTATGTTAGTGTTTTTATTAATTCAATGCTTTAAAGTGGTTAGACAAACTAGTTATTTAATTGGGATTTTGAAATTAAAAATAACTAAAGATAACTGCTTCTCTATCATCGTCTGCTCATTTCATTACTTTTTCGACTTGCATAAATTCGGGTTAAAGGTGGTGTCTTTTGTGTAACGAACTTGTCAACTTTCCTAGTTCAAATAGCATAAAATACATTATCCCGAACGTTGAAACTGGCTATGACTTTAGAGATACGGAACGTTGTCATTAACAACAGCTATGTTGCTGTGGTTCGGCTAGATAATCAAAAGCTTTCGGGTGAAAAAACATTTCTGTTCTCTTAGCTACTCCTCAGTTTTCATCACTCCAGTAGGATACCATTACTCAAAATCTCTACCATTACAAATGGATTAAATTCACTGGTCAAGCAGCTATTACACTCCAAGACTATTTTACCAGTTTTAACAACGTTATTGACCTATTGCCACAATTTCAAGAGTCTAGCGTTGGATAACAATTTTCGCGATCGCAATGTGCCAAAGTTGCCTGTAAACATAAGGCTTTACCTGGCATAATTCGTAATTCGTAATGATGCTAAAGGTCTCGCTAACGTAATTACTTTTTCGCCAGGATTTCAGAGGTGCTAACTGGTTGCACAACAAAAGTTTTTCATTAATTAGTAGGCAACAGAAATTACTGTAACTACACAATCCACAGTACTCACTATGCCCTATGTCTGCTTATTCAATTGATACTGCCTTAGCGGAGTTAGAAAGCCTTGTCAATAATTGTGAACAGGCTGTGATTAAGTCTATCGAGGGAAAAAAAATGAAGCCAGATAAATCAGTGTCAATCAACAAAATTAACAGACAATTACAACACAATCCTATTGCCATCGTTGGGATGGCTTCTCTATTGCCTCAAGCCAGAAATTTGCGGGAATACTGGCAAAATATAGTAAACAAAATTGACTGTATTACTGATGTTCCTTCCACTCACTGGAGCGTCGAAGATTATTACGATCCCAATCCTAGAACTACTGAAGATAAAACCTACTGTAAAAGAGGCGGGTTTCTTCCAGAGGTTGATTTTAACCCGATGGAATTCGGTATACCACCTAGCATTTTGGAAGTCACAGATGTATCGCAACTATTAAGTTTAGTAGTTGCGAAAGAGGCGATGGAAGATGCAGGTTATGGCGAAAAACGTGAGTTTAACCGCGAGATGGTTGGGGTAATCTTAGGCGTGGCTATGGCCAAGCAATTAGGAATGCCACTTTCTGCCAGGTTGGAATATCCGATTTGGGAAAAAGCACTCAAAAGCAGTGGTTTATCTGACGAAGATACGCAAAAAATCGTTGATAAAATCAAAAGCGCTTACGTGAAATGGGATGAGAACGCTTTCCCTGGAATGTTAGCTAACGTAGTCGCGGGTAGAATTGCCAATCGCCTAAACTTTGGCGGGATGAATTGTGTAGTTGACGCGGCTTGTGCTAGTTCCTTCGGTGCTTTAAAAATGGCAATTAGCGAACTAGTTGAGCATCGTTCTGACATGATGCTGACTGGTGGTGTTGATACCGACAACACCATCATGGCTTACATTTCGTTCAGCAAAACACCGGCTGTTTCTCCTAGTGAAAATGTCAAACCTTTCGATGCTAAATCGGATGGGATGATGCTAGGTGAAGGTATTGGTATGATTGTCCTCAAACGTTTAGAAGATGCGGAACGGGACAACGATAAAATATATGCCGTAATTAAAGGTATTGGAACTTCTAGCGATGGGCGTTACAAGAGTATTTATGCTCCACGCAAAGAAGGCCAAGTCAAAGCCTTAGAACGTGCTTATGAAGATGCCGGTTTCTCTCCCGCTACTGTTGGTTTGATGGAAGCACATGGCACTGGTACAATGGCTGGAGATCCGACAGAATTCGGTTCTTTAAAAGACTTCTTTGATGTACATGATGACAAAAAGCAGCACATCGCTTTGGGTAGTGTGAAATCACAAATCGGACACACAAAAGCGGCTGCGGGTGCGGCGAGTTTGATTAAAACTGCTTTGGCTTTACATCACAAAGTATTACCGCCCACAATTAACATCACCGAGCCAAATCCCAAACTCAACATTAAAAATTCATCCTTTTATTTGAATACTGAAACTAGACCTTGGATTCGTCCAGAAGGGGAAGCACCGAGACGCGCTGGTGTAAGTTCCTTTGGGTTTGGTGGAACAAACTATCACGTCGTTTTGGAAGAATATGAATCCGACCAAAACGACGCTTACCGCTTACACAGTGGTGCTAGTGAAGTACTGTTGTTTGCTCCTACGGTAGAGCAATTGTTGAGCAAATCGGAAGAGATTTTAGGTAAGTTGCGATCGCCTGAAGCACCTACACACTATGCCCAATTAGTCAAAGAATGCAAGTCGCCACAGATTCCCCTCTCTGCTCCCAGATTTGGGTTTGTAGCTGAAAATCTCGAAGAAGCTTGCAAGTTCTTGCAAACTAGCATTGACTGGCTGAAACTCAAAGGGTCAGCAGCATCTTGGGAGCATCCCCAAGGGATTTATTATCGTTCCTCTGGTATGGAGTTGGGCGGAAAAGTTGTCTCTCTATTTTCTGGACAAGGTTCGCAATACCTGGAGATGGGACGCGAACTGGTGATGAATTTTCCTTTGATGCGTCGTCTTCATGGTTATATGGATAGCCTGTTAATCAAAGATAATTTACAGCCACTTTCAGAAATCGTTTTCCCTCATCCTGTGTTTGGAGAGGCAGAAAAGAATGTCCAAATTGCTGCCTTGCAACGCACAGAATACGCTCAACCAGCCATTGGGGTCTTGAGTGCAGGGATGTACAGCATCCTGCAACAAGCTGGGTTTAAATCAGATTTTGTGGCGGGACATAGCTTTGGTGAACTGACAGCGCTATGGGCTGCGGGGGTTTTGAGTACGGAAGATTACTTGTTCTTAGTGAAAGCTAGGGGTCAAGCAATGGCTGCACCTGAAGACCCGGATCATGATGCGGGTAGTATGCTGGCTGTCAAAGAAGACATCAGCAAAGTTGAAGCAGTAATCAGACATTTTCCGCAAGTTGCGATCGCTAATCAAAATTCTCCGACTCAATTTGTCTTGGCTGGGCCTACCGCAGAAATAGCGAGAGTCAGAGAGGCTTTACATGAGAAAGGATATACAGCTGTATTGTTACCTGTTTCAGCAGCGTTCCATACACCGCTAATCGCCTTTGCTCAAAAATCCTTTGCGATCGCTACTAAGTCTGTTAAATTCCAAAGTCCTAAAATCCCTGTTTACAGCAACGTTACCAGTAAGCAGTATCCCAAGGAAGCCCAAGGTATTCAAAAGATTCTGGAAACGCACCTTTCCAACTCAGTGCTGTTTAAGCAGGAAATTGAAAATATCTATGCGGCGGGTGGTACTTGCTTTGTGGAATTTGGGCCGAGGAGAATTCTTAGCAACTTGGTAAAAGAGATTCTTGGCGATCGCCCTCATATCACTGTATCTTTGAACCCTAGCACTCAAAAGAATAGCGATCGCTCTTTGCGAGAAGCAGTTGTGCAGTTGCGAGTAATTGGTCTAGCTTTGAATAACCTCGATCCTTACCAACTTCCCCAAACTATCCCCCCAATTGAGACGAAGAAGACATTAAATGTTCGTTTAAACGGCATAAACTACAGATCCGAAAAAACGAAAAATGCCTTCGCTTTAGCTTTGCAGGATGGGCATAAAGTCACATTACCCACCCCCGAATATCCTGATGCGGCTCCTTTGTTTAGCAGCCCAGGTGTGACTCCAACTCTCGCAGCGATCGAGACTAACGGACATAAAAAACTTACCCCAGTAATGAACGGTGTGACTGCTAATATCATCACCCAGCCAGAGCAACAGATGAATCCTGTTACCCTGTCACAACCAGTCCAGGAATCTAAGATGCAACCAATACCAGAAAAGCTGACAAATTACGAACAACTTTTAGCAAGTTTAGAATATCTCCTGACACAGTTCCAGGAAAATCAAGCCGAGAATTTACAAGTTCACGGTACTTATCTCAACCATCAAATGGAATACGCTAAAGCGTTCTTCCAATTGATGCAGCAGCAGAATTCCTTGTTGAGCGAAAGTAAATCAACAGCCGAAACTGCCAAAATGAAGCTAGTTGTCATGGAAAGCTTAGAGCGTAGCATGATGCAGTTTCATTCCCAACAAGGTGAAACTCTACGCATCCATGAGCAATATCTTCAAGAGCAGTTGGAATATACTAAGAGCTTTTTCCAACTTATACAGCAAGAGTATTCTCAAATCATCTCTGGTGAGGGAACAACTCAATTAACAGAGAAACTCAGCAATTTCACTCCGTTCACCA
This window contains:
- a CDS encoding ABC exporter membrane fusion protein, with the protein product MAVNKESRLFTKPVGRSQLILAASLTLAAGLIAFYSLVPFWSKPKVVAPAANPPKAVTPAKVAVTALGRLEPEGEVTSLTAPASNNGVRVDRLLVKEGDAVKAGQLLAYLENYGRSRTALQQALDQLQVAKAKLAQVKSGGKTGDIDAQKAVIARLEPQYKGDVATQEATIARIQAEVDNAQAENNRYQQLYKQGAIAASVADSKALQLKTTQQQLTEAQATLKRTQDTYQEQRKQAQAQLTSISEVRSVDVQVAQTEVNSATTSVQQAKADLDLSYIKSPINGKILKIHAKTGEVISTNKGFAEIGKTSQMYVIAEVYQTDVQKVRVGQKATITSTAFTGTIKGTVKEIGWQVDKQNIFSINPGSDTDRRIVEVKISIDNPADSEKVARLTNLQVDVAIHI
- a CDS encoding DUF2141 domain-containing protein — translated: MLKLSRLSHVLLATLVSLSFAKTANAEPTATLSVVVNGIQHKKGEICFRVYATEKGFPMSNSSGSQSGCAKITGNSVKKDFSGLKPGTYAVAVVDDQNGDRKLNKDFFGIPTEGFGISKNPTVSIQTGTPKFRDASFVVNKNTTVNIIMKYSLDS
- the devC gene encoding ABC transporter permease DevC; translation: MNFKIPLGWLQLAQQKVRLLVAVAGIGFIVLLMFVQLGFQDALYSSATAVHQNLKGDLFLVSSQYKSLTSNQSFSRTRLYQSLGFDGVESVSPMYLQFAKLKNPATSEKYSIYVIGFDPGRPVMNLPEVEKNLDKLKIPDVVLFDRGSRPEFGPIAEKFNRGETAQTVEIFPYSSLIGYRVRIGGLFTLGPSFGVDGNLLVSDSTFLRINPNTRPADMIDIGLISLKPGANAEKVLKNLQANLPSDVQVFTRQGFIDFEKNYWAVRTPIGFILNLMLTMAAVVGVVIVYQILYSNIATQFVAYATLKAIGYANGYLLNVVFQQALILAILGYIPGFITSVLLYSFAAEATKLPIVMTTNNAVIVLTSTVLMCITSGALAINKLRSADPGDIF
- a CDS encoding type I polyketide synthase, which codes for MSAYSIDTALAELESLVNNCEQAVIKSIEGKKMKPDKSVSINKINRQLQHNPIAIVGMASLLPQARNLREYWQNIVNKIDCITDVPSTHWSVEDYYDPNPRTTEDKTYCKRGGFLPEVDFNPMEFGIPPSILEVTDVSQLLSLVVAKEAMEDAGYGEKREFNREMVGVILGVAMAKQLGMPLSARLEYPIWEKALKSSGLSDEDTQKIVDKIKSAYVKWDENAFPGMLANVVAGRIANRLNFGGMNCVVDAACASSFGALKMAISELVEHRSDMMLTGGVDTDNTIMAYISFSKTPAVSPSENVKPFDAKSDGMMLGEGIGMIVLKRLEDAERDNDKIYAVIKGIGTSSDGRYKSIYAPRKEGQVKALERAYEDAGFSPATVGLMEAHGTGTMAGDPTEFGSLKDFFDVHDDKKQHIALGSVKSQIGHTKAAAGAASLIKTALALHHKVLPPTINITEPNPKLNIKNSSFYLNTETRPWIRPEGEAPRRAGVSSFGFGGTNYHVVLEEYESDQNDAYRLHSGASEVLLFAPTVEQLLSKSEEILGKLRSPEAPTHYAQLVKECKSPQIPLSAPRFGFVAENLEEACKFLQTSIDWLKLKGSAASWEHPQGIYYRSSGMELGGKVVSLFSGQGSQYLEMGRELVMNFPLMRRLHGYMDSLLIKDNLQPLSEIVFPHPVFGEAEKNVQIAALQRTEYAQPAIGVLSAGMYSILQQAGFKSDFVAGHSFGELTALWAAGVLSTEDYLFLVKARGQAMAAPEDPDHDAGSMLAVKEDISKVEAVIRHFPQVAIANQNSPTQFVLAGPTAEIARVREALHEKGYTAVLLPVSAAFHTPLIAFAQKSFAIATKSVKFQSPKIPVYSNVTSKQYPKEAQGIQKILETHLSNSVLFKQEIENIYAAGGTCFVEFGPRRILSNLVKEILGDRPHITVSLNPSTQKNSDRSLREAVVQLRVIGLALNNLDPYQLPQTIPPIETKKTLNVRLNGINYRSEKTKNAFALALQDGHKVTLPTPEYPDAAPLFSSPGVTPTLAAIETNGHKKLTPVMNGVTANIITQPEQQMNPVTLSQPVQESKMQPIPEKLTNYEQLLASLEYLLTQFQENQAENLQVHGTYLNHQMEYAKAFFQLMQQQNSLLSESKSTAETAKMKLVVMESLERSMMQFHSQQGETLRIHEQYLQEQLEYTKSFFQLIQQEYSQIISGEGTTQLTEKLSNFTPFTTETIVTDAPTKIVESQPLPVTEPVAKNGLNVTQAPLPAAVEPVVETSYSPLPTPHFATVETVEPVVAPPVPVVEEPQAEVVVKISSPPVNEVVAFKAEPAPTTAAPVSGATIDIVDLDKNLLAITSDKTGYPVEMLEMDMDMEADLGIDSIKRVEILGALQEMYPNLPKPNLEELSEKRTIGQVVEYLQSHASKSVSVEIAVHEVQPATEILVEAAPVVEVVTTPEVSVVIAFTPEPEAATSDEFANLGETLLAITSDKTGYPVEMLELEMDMEADLGIDSIKRVEILGAMQEMYPNLPKPNIEELGDLRTIGQIVDYLQQLAGGEKKKSEPEFVQQQPPELEHNIQRHLVKLRSLAQPDYLDFTLPEGHIGLITDDGSLTTYKLTESLIEKGWKLVVISFPQSLIAQQAPLPTGVTRVTLANLSEEHLQQQLQAIASHCGTIGAFIHLHPIFVGNHTGSISYNESEKAIVKHVFLMAKHLKPSLNEAAKHRRSCFCTVAHLDGAFGLEYKVNFGAIGAGLFGLTKTLRWEWPKVFTRAIDLSPRLDAKQSVQNIIAELHDPNLYISEVGYGSQGRVTIIAD
- a CDS encoding NAD(P)-dependent oxidoreductase — translated: MNLKDKTLLITGIDEFVGLRTAELAIAQGMKVRGLQSSKEQNKQLQNLGVEIIIGSITDSTIAQKACQEVDIVLHTDQLAEEAGAINNFRDVNVGGTVNMAKAAKQAGVKTFVHLSSVMVYGFNYPNGVTESGPLSGANNPYCETKIEAETAVLELNNPPDFGIIVIRAGDVYGPGSIPWIVRPILMMRQKLFACANDAKGVINHVYIDNLIDGIFLAIEKETYGEIFNITDGQETSWKEYFMRLAAMEGLQAPLSLSKDEIKLFLKLRVQGQKLFRKKVDILPESIDFMTRPYACSIVKAQNLLNYKPTVDLEEGMQRTHEWLQKTDIQNLIK
- a CDS encoding glycosyltransferase family 2 protein, translated to MSSNQPRLSIGLPVYNGEKFIKEAIDSLLAQTFEDFELIISDNASTDKTEEICRAYAEKDQRICYYRNDKNIGCARNFNRVFQLSSGEYFKWAAYDDLHAPDFIKKCVEVLDQDPSIVLCHSQTYFIDEQGNFLQNYDIKLKADALKPHERFHELLTKHLCYQCYGVIRANALRKIPSMGGYGNADGILLLRLGILGRFYEIPEYLFFARSHPQQSMSMYFPNYLLFANNSKKCSLSMLPDFYAYAVWFDSAKKGQILLPHWRIIWEYLLSIWRSPLNFNEQLCCYRSLHQQLKGAEYLLLKDLLRVLQVLWKSWQTASIKKYQVIHFTNQLKNKSW